Proteins from a genomic interval of Flammeovirgaceae bacterium SG7u.111:
- a CDS encoding sigma-70 family RNA polymerase sigma factor, whose product MKMKSLQPIKPQSDSGPNRSFSVYTAMSDSDIWNRFLQGDGEAFNHIYVHFFSLLFNYGHHFCQDRELIKDVVQELFIYLKTKRKKLGKTDNIKFYLYKSLRRNLFRELTKKKSVVYVDELPSTADFEITLSHESFLIQNQEQAKLKEELTKSVAKLSKRQKEAIIYYYYEGFSYGQVSELMGFSSVEYARKLIYRSLESLRKYVPNIYLLTLIAGLSVSF is encoded by the coding sequence ATGAAAATGAAAAGCCTACAACCAATCAAACCGCAAAGTGATTCGGGACCAAACCGAAGCTTTAGCGTTTATACCGCTATGTCTGATTCAGACATATGGAATCGTTTCTTACAAGGTGATGGTGAAGCCTTTAACCATATTTATGTCCATTTTTTTTCGCTTTTATTTAACTACGGTCATCATTTTTGCCAAGACCGCGAGCTGATAAAGGATGTAGTTCAAGAGCTATTTATCTACTTAAAGACAAAAAGGAAAAAGCTTGGTAAAACTGATAATATCAAGTTTTACCTCTACAAGTCCCTCCGAAGAAATTTATTCAGAGAATTGACAAAGAAAAAATCTGTGGTGTACGTAGACGAGCTTCCCTCTACGGCAGATTTTGAGATCACCCTTTCCCACGAATCTTTTCTTATCCAAAACCAAGAGCAGGCCAAGCTAAAAGAAGAGCTTACGAAAAGTGTAGCAAAGCTTTCAAAACGTCAAAAGGAGGCTATTATCTATTATTATTATGAGGGGTTTTCTTACGGGCAAGTATCGGAACTGATGGGATTTTCCAGTGTAGAGTATGCTCGAAAGCTAATTTACCGGTCGCTCGAATCACTGAGGAA
- the lpdA gene encoding dihydrolipoyl dehydrogenase has translation MSYDVTVIGSGPGGYVAAIRAAQLGFKTAIIEKYSTLGGTCLNVGCIPSKALLDSSEHFHNATHTFAKHGIEVKEPKVNLAQMIGRKDQVVKQTCDGIEFLMKKNKIDVFNGLGSFVDKNKIKITKEDGSSEEISTDKTIIATGSKPLIIPGVEYDKKRVITSTEALKMKEIPKHMVVIGGGVIGMELGSVYARMGTKITVIEYLDKIIPGMDGTLSKELQRVLKKGLKFDFNLQTKVVSAKTVGDKVVIKAENKKGEEITFEPDYCLVSIGRKPYTEGLGLENAGVKVDERGRIDVDGHLQTNVPGIYAIGDVVKGAMLAHKAEEEGVFVAETLAGQKPHINYNLIPGVVYTWPEVAGVGFTEEQLKEQGKKYKAGSFPMRALGRARASMDIDGLVKVLADAETDEILGVHMIGPRVADLIAEGVVAMEYRASAEDISRMSHAHPTYTEAMKEACLAATENRAIHV, from the coding sequence ATGAGTTACGATGTAACTGTAATCGGTTCGGGACCTGGAGGTTATGTAGCTGCTATCAGAGCGGCACAGCTTGGTTTCAAAACAGCGATTATTGAAAAATATAGCACGTTGGGCGGTACTTGCCTCAATGTAGGTTGTATCCCTTCAAAGGCACTTTTAGATTCTTCGGAACATTTCCACAATGCTACGCACACTTTTGCCAAGCATGGTATAGAAGTGAAAGAACCAAAGGTAAACCTTGCCCAAATGATCGGGAGAAAAGACCAAGTGGTGAAGCAAACCTGCGACGGCATCGAATTCTTGATGAAGAAAAACAAGATTGATGTTTTCAATGGCTTAGGCTCATTTGTAGATAAAAACAAAATTAAGATCACCAAGGAAGATGGCAGCAGCGAGGAGATCAGTACCGATAAAACCATTATCGCTACGGGCTCTAAGCCATTGATTATTCCTGGAGTGGAGTACGATAAAAAGAGAGTGATTACCTCTACTGAAGCCTTGAAAATGAAGGAGATTCCTAAGCACATGGTAGTGATAGGAGGTGGAGTGATTGGGATGGAGCTTGGTTCAGTGTACGCCCGAATGGGTACTAAAATCACCGTGATCGAGTACTTGGATAAAATTATTCCAGGTATGGACGGTACGCTTAGCAAAGAACTTCAGCGTGTGCTGAAAAAAGGATTGAAATTCGATTTTAATCTTCAGACCAAAGTAGTTTCTGCAAAAACAGTTGGCGACAAAGTGGTCATAAAAGCGGAAAACAAGAAAGGTGAAGAAATTACTTTTGAGCCAGATTATTGCCTAGTTTCTATTGGAAGAAAGCCTTATACTGAAGGTTTGGGCTTGGAAAATGCAGGTGTGAAAGTAGATGAAAGAGGAAGGATAGACGTAGATGGGCATTTGCAAACGAATGTTCCGGGCATCTATGCCATAGGCGATGTGGTGAAAGGCGCTATGCTTGCCCACAAAGCGGAAGAAGAAGGCGTTTTTGTTGCAGAAACATTGGCAGGGCAAAAGCCTCATATCAACTACAACCTTATTCCTGGTGTGGTGTACACATGGCCAGAAGTGGCAGGCGTTGGTTTTACCGAAGAGCAGCTCAAAGAACAAGGAAAAAAATACAAAGCGGGTTCTTTCCCCATGAGGGCACTAGGCAGGGCAAGGGCCAGTATGGATATAGACGGCTTGGTAAAAGTATTGGCCGATGCCGAAACAGATGAAATATTAGGAGTTCACATGATAGGGCCAAGGGTTGCCGATTTGATAGCTGAAGGAGTCGTAGCGATGGAATACAGAGCATCTGCTGAGGATATCTCAAGAATGTCCCATGCACACCCTACTTACACCGAAGCGATGAAAGAAGCTTGCTTAGCTGCTACCGAAAATCGCGCTATACACGTGTAA
- the odhB gene encoding 2-oxoglutarate dehydrogenase complex dihydrolipoyllysine-residue succinyltransferase: protein MSFEINVPAVGESITEVTISQWNKQDGDFVEIDEILCELESDKATFELNAEKSGTLKIIAQEGDTIPIGGVICEIVPVEGQASTPAAEEAPEEEAAAPSKTGKVVEMVVPAVGESITEVTVSTWNVENGDYVEIDDVLCELESDKATFELSAEHNGTVSIIASEGETVEIGGLICKVEVMEGGKPAEAAAAAPAEASSNGHVEAGGSDTYASGHASPAAAKILAEKGIAASEVIGTGVDGRVTKEDALKAEKKASAPAVKTSAPAKEEISAPTEPVGDRNERRQKMTSLRKTISKRLVSVKNETAMLTTFNEVDMKPIMDIRKKYKEMFKEKHSVGLGFMSFFTKAVCVALQEWPAVNGKIDGDELVYHDFCDVSIAVSAPKGLVVPVIRNAEQMNFNEIEAEIIRLATRARDNKLTIPEMTGGTFTITNGGVFGSMMSTPIINAPQSAILGMHNIVERPVAINGEVQIRPMMYVALSYDHRIIDGRESVSFLVRVKQLLEDPIRLLLSV, encoded by the coding sequence ATGAGCTTCGAAATAAATGTTCCTGCTGTTGGAGAATCTATCACAGAAGTGACCATCTCTCAGTGGAATAAACAAGATGGAGATTTTGTAGAAATAGATGAAATCCTTTGTGAGTTAGAGTCTGATAAAGCCACATTTGAACTAAATGCAGAAAAATCTGGAACACTTAAAATCATTGCCCAAGAAGGCGACACTATTCCAATAGGAGGTGTGATTTGTGAGATAGTTCCAGTTGAAGGGCAGGCAAGTACTCCAGCGGCCGAAGAAGCTCCAGAAGAGGAAGCTGCTGCTCCCTCAAAAACGGGTAAAGTAGTAGAAATGGTAGTGCCAGCGGTAGGTGAGTCAATTACCGAGGTAACTGTGTCAACGTGGAATGTAGAGAATGGAGACTATGTAGAAATTGATGACGTGCTTTGCGAATTGGAGTCTGATAAAGCTACTTTTGAACTTTCTGCCGAGCACAACGGAACGGTGAGTATCATAGCTTCGGAAGGAGAAACTGTAGAAATTGGCGGTCTTATTTGCAAAGTAGAAGTAATGGAAGGTGGTAAGCCTGCTGAAGCAGCTGCCGCAGCACCAGCCGAAGCCTCTTCAAATGGACATGTAGAAGCCGGTGGAAGCGATACCTATGCTTCTGGTCATGCTTCACCAGCTGCAGCTAAAATATTGGCTGAAAAAGGAATAGCGGCTAGCGAAGTAATAGGAACGGGTGTAGACGGAAGGGTGACCAAAGAAGATGCGTTAAAAGCGGAGAAAAAAGCTTCAGCACCTGCTGTTAAAACGTCTGCTCCTGCTAAGGAAGAAATATCTGCTCCAACTGAGCCAGTAGGTGATAGGAATGAGAGAAGGCAAAAGATGACTAGTTTGAGGAAAACTATTTCCAAGCGACTTGTTTCGGTGAAGAATGAAACGGCTATGCTAACTACTTTCAACGAAGTAGATATGAAGCCGATCATGGATATCCGTAAGAAATACAAGGAAATGTTCAAAGAGAAGCACAGCGTTGGGCTTGGCTTTATGTCTTTCTTCACCAAAGCGGTTTGTGTGGCCTTGCAAGAATGGCCTGCCGTGAATGGGAAAATTGATGGAGATGAACTGGTCTACCACGATTTCTGCGATGTTTCCATAGCTGTTTCAGCTCCTAAAGGGTTGGTTGTTCCTGTTATAAGAAATGCAGAGCAAATGAACTTCAACGAGATAGAAGCCGAAATCATCCGATTGGCTACCCGTGCGAGGGACAATAAGCTGACCATCCCTGAAATGACAGGGGGAACATTTACCATCACCAACGGTGGGGTATTTGGTTCTATGATGTCTACCCCAATTATTAATGCCCCTCAGTCAGCTATTTTGGGTATGCACAATATTGTTGAGCGCCCTGTGGCCATCAACGGTGAGGTTCAGATCCGTCCAATGATGTACGTAGCCCTTTCTTACGACCACCGAATAATTGATGGACGTGAGTCGGTAAGTTTCTTGGTGAGGGTAAAACAATTGCTCGAAGATCCTATCAGACTTTTATTAAGCGTTTAA